The nucleotide window GTAATGTCGGGGTGTTTACGGCCAGCACCATCAGCTGAGCGAGCATCCCGCTCAAATCAGCCTCCCCTGCGTTGTCTTTATTGACCGTGGTGTCGCCGAGCGCCGTGAGTAATTCGGCGGAAAGACCGCCTGCCTGAGCGCCGGTGTCCTTACCAATTTCCTGCTGAAGGACTGCGTTAAACAGCATAACAGCCGGCTGTGACCGGAGCGCGGAATTAACCTTCAGCCCCTGGCCGGCCGTCGTTTCACTGCCCTGCTCAGCAATTGCCGGTGTCGCAGTCATCAATGGAATGGAAACAGCCTGCATAATATCCTCCTCTCGCACGCGGTTAATAAGCCTCAGCTTGCCAGAATCTTTGTGACGTCCGCAGCCAGCTGGGGGTCCAGCTTCGACAGCAATAGGGCTGCCGCGGCCGGCTGCATGTAATAGACAATGACGGCAATCTGCTGCGCATCATAAACCTTTGTCATAATCGCGCCCGCCGAAACAGCGTCCATTTTGCTGTAAATCGCGCCGACCTGCTGGAGCTCCGTGAGCTTTTCAGTGGACAGCCCGGTGAGCAGTTCTTCAAGTGTCTGCGTTGATGTTGTCGTTGTCGTCTGCCCGTCCGTTCCGGAAGGACTCGTGGAGGGAGCCGTGCTGCTTTGCGCCGCTTGGTCATCGAGCTGCTTCTGCAAGTCGTTGAGCGCCTGTTCTCTGGCATTGAGCGCCGCCTCGCGCGCGTCGAGTGCCGCCGCGCGGTCACCCTGCGACGTATCGACAAGGCTGCCAAGGCCGACGGCCTGCAAAAGAGGGTTTAGGTTTCCTGTTAAATAAAGCCCCGCAACGCCGCCTGCAATTAAAACGAGTATAATCAGGACAATGATGACGACCATGACGAGGGGGGATTTCTTCTTCGCCTTCCCCACCTTATCGGCGGGAACGCCCTTCGTCCCCGGCTTGAATGCCTCTTCAAATTCTTTGTCACCAAGTTTTCCGGGCTTTCCGGCCGTCGACGCTGGACTCATGCGCTCATCTCCCGATGTCGTATTATGGTATCGCCGCCCCCGGCCCGCGGCCGCCCGACTCCGTCACGTTGTAGGAGACGATATCGTCAACCGTTTTCGTTTCGCTCTTTTCAAACTCTTTTACATACTCGGCATACTGTTTGTCATACAGTTTTTCAAGCACCTTGATTTCCTTGTGCACGGCCACGAGCTCCCCGCGCCGTGCTTCAACCTCTCTGGCGGCTCTGTCAACCTCGCGCCCTGCCTTTTGAATGGTCTCCAGCAGCTCTTCGAAATAGACGGCATACCCTTTAAAATCACTAACGGTCATACCGGCCTTCGCCTGCTGTTCATATTGCGCCTTTTTCTCTTTATGCGTTTTTTCAAGTGCTTCTTTTCTGGCCTTCGCGGCTTCAAGCGCCGCCGTTGCGGCGGCAAACTGCGCCTGCCGGGCATCCTTTTCGGCTTTTTTAACGTCGTACAGGGCACCGAGGGAAAACATAAATTTTTTCATGCACGCGCCCTCCGAAGCCGTCGTTATTCAATCGCATACAGGCCTTCTTTAACCGCGTCGTACGTCGCCGCCTCATCAACTGTCTGTCTTAAAAATCCGGTAACCACAGGGTTTAATCGGACGGCTTCGTCAATTTCTATGCTGGAGCCTGCCTTATAGGCACCGATATCGATGAGGTCTTTCGCCTTGCGGTAGACGGCCATCGTGTTTTTGATGTATCCGGCCTTGTCGTACTGCTCCGGGGGAATAATGTCCTTCATAACACGGCTGATGCTTTCCAACACGTCAATCGCCGGATAATGGTTTGCCGTTGCCAGCGCCCGCGAGAGGACGATATGCCCGTCAAGAATGCCGCGGACGGTGTCGGAGATCGGTTCGTTCATGTCGTCGCCTTCAACGAGAACGGTGTAGAGGCCGGTGATCGAGCCCTTATCCGACGTTCCCGAGCGCTCTAAAAGCTTCGGCAGAATTGAGTACACTGATGGGGGGAAGCCGCGCGAAATCGGCGGCTCGCCGACAGCCATGCCAATCTCCCGCTGGGCCATGGCAAAGCGCGTGACGGAATCCATCAGGAGTAAAACCTTAAGGCCCTTGTCTCTGAAATACTCAGCAATGCTTGTCCCCACAAGCGCCGCCTTCAACCGAAGGAGAGCGGGCTGGTCGCTCGTTGCAACGATGAGGGCCGTTTTTCGCAAGCCTTCCGGCCCCAAGTCTTTTTCTATAAAATCCTTGACCTCGCGCCCGCGTTCACCGACGAGGACGATGACGTTGACGTCCGCCACAGCGTTGCGCGCAATCATACCGAGAAGCGTTGATTTACCGACGCCGCTGCCGGCGAAAATGCCGAGGCGCTGTCCCTGGCCGACTGTCAAGAGTCCGTCAATGGCACGTACACCGAGTGGGAACTCTTCCGATATGCGCGTGCGCGTCAGAGGATTGGGCGGCATATTGTCAACAGGATAGCAAATGTCGTCCGGGATGGGCGGGCCATCGTCCATTGGTTTACCGAGCGCGTTCAAAACGCGACCGATGAGTTCGTCGGACACAGCCACCCGCAGAGAGTGGCCCGTTGAAACAACCCGACTGCCGAAGCCAATGCCGGTCATGTCGCCGAACGGCATCAGTAAAACGCGCTGGTCGCGAAAGCCGACGACTTCGGCTTCAACGTAATCGTCACCGACGGAGGGGTAGATGCGGCAGATATTGCCGATGTTGACGGCAGGGCCGTTTGACTCCACCGTCAGCCCGACGACCTTCATGACCTTACCGCTGTGCTCAACGGTGTTAAGGTTTTTCAGAATATCGTGAAAGCTTTGGAAATCGCTCTGCATCGGCTGTCCCTCTCAGTTTGAAAAAGCCTGTTCAATCAGGTCGAGCTGCCGGTCGATGGAGATGTCAACGACTTCCCCGTCCGACTCAACGACAAGGTCCCCCGGTTTAAATGCCGGGTCCTCAACGGCAACGATGCGGGCGTCGCTGTTTTCCGGCTCCAGCTCGGGCCGTTCGGCCCCGAAATATCGGGCGTAATCCTGTGGGCTGACGCGAATGGTTATTGTCCCCGTCTGCTTCAGGCGTTCTAAAGCGTCTTTGATCAGATTCAGAAAAACAGCATCGGATTCCTCAAGCTTATACCCGATGATTTTTTTGGTGATATCCATCACCAGTGTCACAAAGTCGCCGCGCATTTGCTCGACCATAACCTTGTAGCGGCTTTGCAGGTCACTTTCCATTTGAAGCAGCCGGTTTGCCTCGTCACTTTTGCGTTCGGCTTCAGCCGCTGCCAGCGCCTGCTCGGTTTCCGCACAACGGCGGTCACTCTCGTCCTGCGCCGCGCTGAGCATGTCGGAGGCTTCTCTTTTTGCCCTGTCAATGATTTCCTGCGCCTCTTCCTTGGCTTTTTGCAGCATTGTTTCGGCCTGTTCAGCGTGCTCCTGCTGAAGCCGTTCGTAAATTTCGTTATATAGCCTGTTAATATCGTCACCCGGCGCGGCGGGATGTTCCACCGGCACCGGCTCGTGCCGCTGCGCGTAAACGGTCTGCGTTTCAGCCGT belongs to Oscillospiraceae bacterium CM and includes:
- the fliJ gene encoding flagellar export protein FliJ, whose protein sequence is MKKFMFSLGALYDVKKAEKDARQAQFAAATAALEAAKARKEALEKTHKEKKAQYEQQAKAGMTVSDFKGYAVYFEELLETIQKAGREVDRAAREVEARRGELVAVHKEIKVLEKLYDKQYAEYVKEFEKSETKTVDDIVSYNVTESGGRGPGAAIP
- the fliI gene encoding flagellar protein export ATPase FliI; the encoded protein is MQSDFQSFHDILKNLNTVEHSGKVMKVVGLTVESNGPAVNIGNICRIYPSVGDDYVEAEVVGFRDQRVLLMPFGDMTGIGFGSRVVSTGHSLRVAVSDELIGRVLNALGKPMDDGPPIPDDICYPVDNMPPNPLTRTRISEEFPLGVRAIDGLLTVGQGQRLGIFAGSGVGKSTLLGMIARNAVADVNVIVLVGERGREVKDFIEKDLGPEGLRKTALIVATSDQPALLRLKAALVGTSIAEYFRDKGLKVLLLMDSVTRFAMAQREIGMAVGEPPISRGFPPSVYSILPKLLERSGTSDKGSITGLYTVLVEGDDMNEPISDTVRGILDGHIVLSRALATANHYPAIDVLESISRVMKDIIPPEQYDKAGYIKNTMAVYRKAKDLIDIGAYKAGSSIEIDEAVRLNPVVTGFLRQTVDEAATYDAVKEGLYAIE